The DNA sequence AACTAGCCCTGCCACTTGTTTTGAACACAATCAAATACGAAACTTTGAAAACTAAAGCATCActttttcatttacaaaaaataactcTCTCGCGTGTCATGCACCACGTTAATATCCCTTATGTCACCTTAATGGGACCAGATCTACCTTCATCAACCATACTTTAAAAGCCATTTTTCTATTATAACGTTGTATATTCTTAAAATTAGATTTTCAACCTGATAAACCCCTTTTTTCTCTTGTGATGCTATTAATTATGTGATCATATATGTTTGGCAAAactgagaaaattttcaaacacaCTGCAAGACAAAAGGGAAGAGGTTGGCAAAATGGATAAGAAACCGATTGTAATTTGTTTGTGTATGCGTGCGCCCACACGTGCCGCCTTCCCCGCGCTAAACTCGACCATGCATGTTGACTTATAGTCCGATAAAGCTAAAACAACAGTCCCAGTCACCTCAATAAATATCGACAATTTGACATAAATGGTGCCCCACGTAGATTACTGCATTCCTTATCGTCTAAACTTtacaaaaaacaagaaagttctCCAATTctaggaaaacaaaaaaaataaaaactaaaaaaaaaaaaccatcaagagagaaaaagaTACAGATTCAGATGTTGAAATCTGTCATCCAAACACGACACGGGCATCTCAGCCACACAAGAACCAaagaacaaagaagaaaaaggaattaACACTAACATAAAAAGCCTAAGTAGAAACTATGCATCATGGGATATTTATAAGGATGTAAAAAAACGTTGCGGGATTGTTGCTTGAGCCGCAGCGTGAAGGCTTTTGAGGTTTGGATTGCAATTGAGGAATGAATGAATCAGAAGGAGGAGGGAATATGATCAGAGGACATCAACAACTGTTCCAAGTAGTCAGGACCAAGGTCTTCAAACACGACCGCATTGTCTACGGTACTctgtttgttgtttttcttcacACCAATTTTCCTCCGCAAGGAGTGTTTCCTCTTGAGAGCGACAACAGGGGAGCACCCTTCTTCATTGCTGTCGACCGTGTAGTTCATCTCCCTCAGCGATTCTCTAACGATATCAACGGGGAAGTTCAGAATCGCGGCGGAGCCACGCATGGAAAACGCTGCTTGGTCGTAAGCCAGAGCCGCGGCTTCCGCGCTGTCGAATGTCCCAAGCCACACCCTCATCCCGTGCCGTGTGGAGTCCCTAATCTCCGCCGCAAACTTCCCCCACGGGCGCCGCCGCACTCCGCGGTAGGACTTCTCCTTTTGCACCGCCTCGCTCTCCTCAGAGCCCGCTCGATCGGCGGCGCGCTCGGCTGTGTTGGCGCCGGCGATCATGCCATAGAGGAGCATCTCCTCCGGGTCGTTCTCGTTGAAGGGGAGGTAGCCCTCCCAGGAGAAAGCCTCCGGAGAGGAAGATTCGGAGGAGAAATCGGAAGAAGGTGAGTTGAAGAAGGAGGTGGAATCCATATCTATGTTCAGAAAACTAGAGTGAAGAGTGAAAAGGAAAAGTAAGGTGTTGTTGAGTTGCTCTGTTTTTCTCGTCTCTTTTGCTCCTACAACCTCATTTTATACCCGGTTTTGGCCATGGTAAAATGGTAAAAGACGCCGCTAAAGCGAATCGGATAATCAAACATTGTGTGAAAAAGAGGAAAAACGCAAAAGCATGCCAAATTTATACATACTAAATTACTAATAGTCTCTCTAACAAGACAACTTTgtttttctctctctgtttCACGTACCTTCAATTACAATTCCTTGTCCTTTTCTATTAATAAATAGCATTCGGGTTaccattattatattttttaaatattagtaaatatattattaatgaacCACTACATCAgccaataaatttttttaactgatATACAGTTATACTAATCATTCATTGATTGTTATCTTGATATCTTAATGATTAATCTCTGGAATCCTTTACACTTATAATACATGCCTATTGGAGTCTAATATACTTAATTAatccttaaaattattttatttaactagagatattgaaaagtaaatttatcttgatgttaatatataaattttttttattatactactttcttcaattttattgtCGATTGCTAACTttgttacatattttaaattcgataattcaacattttattttggtttatgaGCTCTTTCAACTCAGTTGTTTAATAGAAGCTTTTGGAGAAATCCTTTTGCAGGTATGCTAATCTATATTTGGTATTCACAGAGCAATAACTACGTAATATAGTTAAGTTGTGCATTAttctaaataaaacaaaaaagtttataTAGTATTGCTTTCTTAAGAAAATGATTGGACCAGCCTCGTCAAAGGACCGGGACACATCGGTAATCTATGATGGATTCCTCGTTTATACGTATGCCACTTACtaattatgtaataataattaataaatattacccGTTTACACTTTTGAACCTATCAAAAAGCATCattcaactaattaaaaaaaaaaagtggtgcGTAATAAAAGTGACATAAATTTATAAggaataaaattagaaatcctttcaaaaataaaaaataaaaagaaaaacatgtaaagtaattttaattttattatgactaatatttttaagtaaaaaagaatTTCATTCGATCACTACATAAACTTCCTTTTTAAAAAGTCATAATTAAATCACAATTCATACATTTTGCTACGTAGAAACaaaagtagggatgtcaaaaatattcgtacccgtggttatccgcggataaaacccgcaatgggtaagaaatgaatattaaaaatggatacccgctacctgtgggtacgggtatttttgatacccgcatgttaacggggcgggtacgggtatcatagtatccgtacccgtggatacccgtacctgctaaactttaatttacaaaaatacccatatatatatatatatatatattagtaaaaaacattttgtcctaattttttataagttgcacatcttgtcttctgtcttcattcttcaaacttcaagtattggtacgttgtcttctttCAAGTACATCTCTtgacatttttctctttcccttctttgaaattgggcatatacatcaaaccacCATATATAGATAGTGACGTTTATgatatgcttgttgtcaaataatggactcaaaataagaatacttgacacgtgacagttgaggtttattatttgattatttcagCAATCAATCAGAGAAAGTggacttgttgatcaaaacactaattaaagaattttcatgaacgtcattttatatttatttttataattatttgaacttGTATGGACTTGAGTTAGTGTggaatttatttaaagtttatgacaataatgtattttattttattttatttgaatttatgattaaatatttattttttaaataattttgtaaatacccgcgggtactcGTGGGCGAGTATGAAAAatatagacgggtacccgcataactgATACCCGACGAATATGGATACGAGTACgggacgaatatttatccaacgggtagGATCCGGGAGAGCTACTACTTGTATCCTACCGCCCCACCGCCCCGTTGACATTCCTAAACAAGAGTGGTATggtttaataatgaaaaatggtttaatgtaaagttaaaaataatttaattgatatttatgaGCGGAacataaagattttttttgcTATGCAACATTgtctttatgaaaaaaaaaagtaaaaaatgacGTAGGGAGATGATATAGTGTGAGAAGTGGGACCCGCAGAGGGTGATTGATAAGCACACGTGGGTCAATTAAGTGGATGTGGATGGCGGCCAGGTCAGAAATGCATTCTCGTGGTCGTGGCTGACCTCATCTTATGACGCCATTTTctctataaataatttatcaaacatTTTGACAACAGTACAATACTGTTACTGTTTTGTATGCATATAATAGATTACCTTGAAAACATAAACCTATATAATTGTTTCGCACAAATCTAACGGTGGGAAAGTCTAACATTTagtatttctttgtttttttgtgtCATGCTGTTTTCTGCCTTTTCTTAAATACAATACATGTACATAAATAGGAAatcccaaaagaaaaaaaaagtgagaattaaatgagaaaaaaatgaaaatcaatgaaagaaaatattcaaatgaataatgaaaaaaatccaaataaattaGATGAAACATtagaaaattaatgaaaaatggaaaaaatattttatataaaaaataaaaaagatggtTAGGAAAATCTTGtaaatagagatggcaaataaacccgtcctcgtgggtattgcccgaacccgtcctcgttttgacggggaatccccgcattgactgggtatgggtatggggaatctccgattttttcaattgggtatggggatggggatgggatgaatatatccccgccataatacccgtccccgccatatttccatcatcgtttaaattattaaaatattcacaattaattaagtaaccctatatattctttttattttttatttcttctaaatatttggtttgtcatgaaactcattcgcatctccaatatattttttatcttatcataatctttatgtaattatgttaaaatgatgtatgtcaattaaaaaaaattatgtctaacatttgaatatttctattattttttaatatttttatttattgtatattttcctttcacatgagaatgtttaatactcttaatttaagtgtttaatagcataaacatttcatttacttggtaatataaaaaaaaatctttacttattattattaatttttatttcatttcaataactcttttatttcgctaaaacaatttttgttatttctcaaccattgagtatatatgttgatatttgaaaagttttcttagatctctaagatatttttcgtcttatcatacccttaattatacatttgttttttctttgtgcaattctttctaatagtctccaaattgtttataaaacacacatttgttaattttttaatattttatttttgtttattttcatcatgtagaatactatttcgataatttttatctaattattttttattttctaactcattacaatcatactttaattttttcactataattgtataaataatttttatttactacaatataaaaatttaatgtaattgtcatgaatatttttttatcaccatccaacatatattggaatttaaaagatacaatatctatgataaaattttattatgtttattatttattctttgcgtcatttttttatccaccattgagtatatatgttgatatttgaaaaattttcttagatctttaagatatttttcatcttatcatacccttaattatatatttgttttattttgtgtgattccttccaatagtctccaaattgtttataagacacacatttgttaattttttaatatttttttttgtttattttcatcatgtagaatattatttcgataaattttatctaattattttttattttctaactcattacaatcatactttaagtttttcactataattgtataaataatttttatttactacaatataaaaatttaatgtaattgtcatgaacattttttatcaccatccaacatatattggagtttaaaagatacaagatctatgataaaattttattatgtttattatttgttctttgcgtcatttctttatcaaccattgagtacatatgttgatatttgaaaagttttcttagatctctaagatatttttcatcttatcatacccttaattatatatttgtttctttttgtgtgattccttctaatagtctccaaattgttaataagacacacatttgataatttcttaatatttttattttttgtttattttcatcatgtagaatactattttgataaattttatctaattattttttattttttaactcattacaatcatactttaattttttcaatataattatataaataatttttatttactataatataaaaatttaatgtaattgccatgaatatttttttaccaccatccaacatatattgtggttcaaaagatacaatatctatgttaaaattttattattatgtttattatttgttctttgcatcattttgatcaagtgatgtattataacttttattagtgtataaaatatagattcattataatttaaaaattgaagtaaacaaacatttaaaatatattttaatttaaatatttttttccttttatatttttttaaaaatattttttccttttatagtttttttaaaaaatatttttaaagtttattaactaggtttcattaatgtttgcaaatttaataaatgtttgtgttttcattaaattttatttggtattctaatctaaaatgtaaacaattataatttatttcaaagtatttgatatcaaagaaacaaccatactcctaatattgaatatttgataatattatgtttcctttaccgtaatttttattattttataaaaattagttaaaattaatattaaagtagtaagtaaacgggtacgggtatgggtacgagattatacccgttacccggtgggggatggggatgagacaaaagtttgatactcgttgggtttgggtatagggatggggatgaattttttttacgcgaatgagtatgggatagtgaaacccgtctcCGCCCCGCtccgttgtcatccctacttGTAAATGAGTTGGCATAAAAGTCatgtaaataatgaataaatgaaagaaaacgttcaattatttaacaaaatcagTTTAAATAGATATGaacaatttattcaaataaattatggaaaacatatgaaaattaatgaaattaaaaaaaaaactacgaTTAAGAGAAAAGATCAtcataacaatattttaaacgAGTGGGGAAGAAAATCATGTACATAAGAGAAAAGTATAAGgcacatgtgtgtgtgtgtgtgtgtgtgtgtgtgtgtgtgtgtgtgtgtgtgtgtgtgtgtgtgtgtgtgtgtgtgtgtgtgtgtgtgtgtgtgtgtgtgtgtgtgtgtgcgtgtgtgtgtgcgtgtgtgtgtgcgtgtgtgtgtgcgtgtgtgtgtgcgtgtgtgtgtgtgtgcgtgtgtgtgcgtgcgtgtgcgtgtgcgtgtgcgtgtgcgtgtgcgtgcgtgcgtgtgcgtgcgtgcgtgcgtgcgtgcgtgcgtgtgtttagggtttagggtttagggttttgaaaccctaaaccataaaccctaaaccctaaactctcCATGTTTCTTTagcattttcacatttttaacgatggtattttttttaatttaatttccccaaaaataacatatttattatactaaattttttCACAGATGATAATGTAAATGTCTTTTGTTTTATCATTTACTTGTTGATTGATAATGTGAAGTGTAAACAATTTTAAGAGTACAAATCTATGGTGAGTTTACTTCGTCATGTTGAAAAATCGTCCTACAAGAAGACAATTACCAGTATTCATGCAACTTATGTTCACAGTGCCACCAGTGTTTGAAATGTAAACACGTTGAAAAGAAAGAGTAAACTCTTATTTTAGTCCACGAGATTAATctgtacttttatttttaactatcatttttttctttaagtccatttaaatatcatttttaaattttaaaataaatttaattatatttttattaattatattttttatttcacttaactgttaattaatttttatatatctattgataaatgtgtttaattttaaatataaggaGATATTGAATACGGTTAgagtagttttattttttttttatatttaaatttaccaGAAAAAAATTGCTGTTATTTGAATAGAGAGAGTAATGATGatcaatttaaaagaatttaatttgtattgacAAAAaagattggatgatggaaaTCAAATTTAGACgaaacaaaaatgtatttaacCTGGTTGTTCTATTCATATTCATATCCACAAATTTCTCAtcgataatatattattaaaaccAAGTTATCAAAGGGTTATATAGTTTAAACTTTCAAAACATTAGTTTTCTAGAATAGAAATTGATAAAGTTTTGGAAGATGAATGGAACAATAACGTGATGAAATGAGATTTGTTAAACGATTATAGTTTTGGTTGAAACTTGAAAAGTGAAAGGTATATATTAATTGGTGCACATGAATGTGAGTGAATACCGAAAAGAAAATGACCCCTTTTATCTTATTCTGCAATATATAGTGATGAATGAATTTTCTCGGAGATAATCGATTTGTCATGAGAAGTCACAATCTCTTTTGCACATAAAGCTTTCAATCACGGTTAGAAATGGGTGCATTGAATGGTGTAGATGCATGCCCCCTTTGAACTTGTTTCCAAGTCACCAAAACTAAGATTTTGGCTAAATGTGTTGaaaatccttaaaaaaaaatggacattATTATTTGGATTAGGACTTTTCCTTTCGGCATTATAGCACACCAATACGCATCTTTGAAATTAAAGACCTTTTCATATATACGTGCAGCTTCTACGAAAGCCCCATTTTGGGCTTAACTATTAGTTAATGTCCCTTTCACCACGCAGAacaaaccattttttttctacataatttcctttcaattttaGTTTGGTGTGTGGTTGAAAACAAGAGTACTTAGCCTCTTAATTAATTTGAGTCCACGTATAATTATTTGGTGGCCTcagttatataatatatttttttattgttattaaattatgtattaatatgATGCAGAGGTAAGGGTACAATAATTTGCGGTTAGAATATAGTTGATTTTTTGTGAAGGAAAGTTGAAGGAAGACGGGTTTCCCTTTTGCATGGGGACAGGGATGCAGATCTCCTTGCGATTAC is a window from the Vigna unguiculata cultivar IT97K-499-35 chromosome 7, ASM411807v1, whole genome shotgun sequence genome containing:
- the LOC114190352 gene encoding ethylene-responsive transcription factor 1B-like, with the translated sequence MDSTSFFNSPSSDFSSESSSPEAFSWEGYLPFNENDPEEMLLYGMIAGANTAERAADRAGSEESEAVQKEKSYRGVRRRPWGKFAAEIRDSTRHGMRVWLGTFDSAEAAALAYDQAAFSMRGSAAILNFPVDIVRESLREMNYTVDSNEEGCSPVVALKRKHSLRRKIGVKKNNKQSTVDNAVVFEDLGPDYLEQLLMSSDHIPSSF